A genome region from Proteus vulgaris includes the following:
- a CDS encoding YggS family pyridoxal phosphate-dependent enzyme: MNTIKQNLVNVRSHIDTAAQKCGRSPEEITLLAVSKTKPASDIEKAIACGQTEFGENYVQEGVDKIHYFANNHALVWHFIGPLQSNKTRLVAENFDWCHTIDRLKIAQRLSDQRPDSLPPLNVLIQINISDENSKSGINLTELDGLAAQISILSGIKLRGLMAIPAPESKYDKQVEVLEKMHLAFKQLQSQYPNIDTLSMGMTNDMEAAIACGSTLVRIGTAIFGARDYATK, translated from the coding sequence ATGAATACTATTAAACAGAATCTCGTCAATGTCAGGTCTCACATTGACACAGCAGCGCAAAAATGCGGCCGTTCTCCAGAAGAAATAACACTACTTGCAGTCAGTAAAACAAAACCTGCGAGTGACATCGAAAAAGCAATAGCATGTGGACAAACTGAGTTTGGTGAAAACTATGTCCAAGAAGGTGTTGATAAAATCCATTATTTTGCTAATAACCACGCCTTAGTTTGGCACTTTATCGGCCCTTTGCAGTCAAATAAAACACGTCTCGTTGCTGAGAATTTCGATTGGTGCCACACCATAGATAGATTAAAAATCGCTCAAAGATTAAGTGACCAACGCCCTGATTCATTACCACCATTAAATGTACTTATTCAAATCAATATCAGTGATGAAAACAGTAAATCTGGTATTAATCTGACTGAACTTGATGGGTTAGCCGCACAAATTTCTATTCTTTCAGGTATTAAATTACGTGGATTAATGGCTATTCCAGCACCTGAAAGCAAATATGACAAACAAGTTGAAGTGTTAGAAAAAATGCATCTCGCATTTAAGCAATTACAATCTCAATATCCCAATATAGATACGTTATCTATGGGAATGACAAATGATATGGAAGCAGCTATTGCTTGTGGTTCAACACTCGTTCGTATTGGTACCGCAATTTTTGGCGCAAGAGATTACGCGACTAAGTAA
- a CDS encoding type IV pilus twitching motility protein PilT, producing MKMENLIAYSVKHNASDLHLCCGDVPRLRINGILYQQNQCKPITSDSLLTWLKPFLSDTQKQIFENEGQVDTAFTLSCGQRLRVNLFRQQKGVSAVLRIIEAQIPSLDKLRVPKSVSTLLDNYSHGLILVTGATGSGKSSTLAAMINYLNQYHRQHILTLEDPIEFIHSNKQSIVQQREIGRDVQHTANAIKSALRQDPDVIMLGELRDAQSIKLALTAAETGHLVLATLHTQGAAQTLERVTNVFSANERQWISSQLACSLKAIISQELVPSIDGGRVALFEIMQVTQGISHLIREGKYHQVTTLMQTGSEYGMQTFMLSRQQRQHEGLIQSSEFISKI from the coding sequence ATGAAAATGGAAAATTTAATTGCATATAGTGTAAAGCATAACGCTTCGGATCTGCACCTTTGTTGTGGTGATGTACCTAGATTGCGGATCAATGGAATACTTTATCAACAAAATCAATGTAAACCTATCACTTCCGATAGTCTACTAACGTGGCTCAAGCCTTTTTTAAGTGATACGCAAAAGCAAATTTTTGAGAATGAAGGGCAGGTTGATACGGCATTTACGCTGTCTTGTGGACAACGACTTCGTGTTAATTTGTTTCGCCAACAAAAAGGGGTTTCAGCAGTATTAAGAATAATTGAAGCACAAATTCCTTCTTTAGATAAACTTCGAGTACCTAAATCGGTTTCAACATTATTAGATAATTATTCTCACGGACTTATTTTAGTGACTGGAGCAACAGGAAGTGGAAAATCATCGACATTAGCAGCAATGATCAATTATTTAAACCAATACCACCGTCAGCATATTTTGACATTAGAAGATCCTATTGAGTTTATACATAGTAATAAGCAAAGCATTGTACAGCAAAGAGAAATAGGGCGAGATGTTCAACATACCGCAAATGCAATAAAGAGCGCTTTACGCCAAGATCCAGATGTCATTATGTTAGGGGAATTGAGAGATGCACAAAGTATTAAGTTGGCATTAACGGCAGCAGAAACAGGGCATTTAGTGCTGGCAACATTGCATACTCAAGGGGCTGCACAAACGCTTGAGCGCGTGACTAATGTATTTTCAGCTAATGAGCGGCAATGGATTTCATCGCAATTAGCGTGCAGCTTAAAGGCGATAATTTCACAAGAGTTAGTGCCTTCAATTGATGGTGGGCGTGTGGCGCTATTTGAAATAATGCAGGTTACGCAGGGTATTTCACATCTTATAAGAGAAGGAAAATATCACCAAGTAACGACATTAATGCAAACAGGAAGTGAATACGGTATGCAAACCTTCATGTTAAGTCGGCAACAACGTCAACATGAAGGTTTAATTCAATCTAGTGAATTTATAAGTAAAATTTGA
- the ruvX gene encoding Holliday junction resolvase RuvX has product MSNRTVIGFDFGTKSIGAAIGQEVTGTARPLASFKAKDGIPDWTQIEKIIKEWQPDLVVVGLPLNMDGTEQLVTTQAKKFANRLHGRFGVQIALHDERLSTVEARAHLFERGGYRSLDKGSVDAASAVIILESWFEQQF; this is encoded by the coding sequence ATGTCAAACAGAACAGTGATAGGCTTTGATTTCGGCACTAAAAGCATTGGTGCCGCTATCGGTCAAGAAGTTACAGGAACAGCTAGACCTCTAGCCTCATTTAAAGCAAAAGATGGCATTCCTGACTGGACTCAAATCGAAAAAATCATAAAAGAATGGCAACCTGATTTAGTCGTTGTCGGCTTACCTCTTAATATGGATGGCACCGAACAGTTAGTCACAACCCAAGCTAAAAAGTTTGCTAATCGCCTTCATGGTCGATTTGGAGTGCAAATTGCATTACATGATGAACGCCTTAGCACAGTAGAAGCGCGCGCTCATCTTTTTGAACGTGGTGGTTACCGTTCGTTAGATAAAGGTAGTGTAGATGCTGCATCTGCCGTTATTATTCTTGAAAGCTGGTTTGAACAACAATTCTAA
- a CDS encoding YqgE/AlgH family protein: MNLLNHFLIAMPSLSDPLFERSVVYVCEHNENGAMGLIINKPIEDISVEGVLDQLEIFSTDRDEAISLQKPVMSGGPVAEEHGFILHTPVSGFSSSIKISDSTMITTSKDVLETLGTARQPEKTLVSLGYSSWEQGQLEKEILENSWLTVEASPQIIFDTPIAERWHKAAELIGINIHTISPIAGHA; this comes from the coding sequence ATGAATTTACTTAACCATTTTCTTATTGCTATGCCTTCATTAAGCGATCCGTTATTTGAACGTTCGGTCGTCTATGTTTGCGAACATAATGAAAACGGTGCGATGGGCTTAATTATTAATAAACCTATCGAAGATATCTCTGTGGAAGGTGTCTTAGATCAACTGGAAATTTTTTCGACTGATAGAGACGAAGCGATTAGCTTACAAAAACCAGTGATGTCAGGAGGCCCAGTTGCAGAAGAACATGGTTTTATCTTACATACTCCGGTTTCAGGTTTTAGTTCTAGCATCAAAATTAGTGATAGTACGATGATCACAACGTCCAAAGATGTATTAGAAACCTTAGGCACAGCAAGACAACCCGAAAAAACATTAGTTTCTCTTGGCTATTCCAGTTGGGAACAAGGTCAATTAGAGAAAGAAATTTTAGAAAATAGTTGGCTAACCGTCGAAGCTTCACCTCAAATTATTTTTGATACCCCTATTGCTGAACGTTGGCATAAAGCGGCTGAATTAATTGGGATTAATATCCACACCATTTCGCCGATAGCAGGTCATGCATAA
- the gshB gene encoding glutathione synthase, translated as MIKLGIVMDPISSIKIKKDTSFAMLLEAQRRGWEIHYMEMNDLYLHQGEARAHTRLLSVEENPEKWFEFGKEQDIALGELDTILMRKDPPFDTEFIYATYILERAEDMGTLIVNKPQSLRDCNEKLFTAWFPTLTPDTLVTREAKHLRAFHEKHGDVIFKPLDGMGGASIFRLKKDDPNVGVIIETLTEHGHRFCMAQNFLPEIVNGDKRILVVDGEPVPYCLARIPAKGETRGNLAAGGRGEARPLTESDWAIARQVAPILKQKGLIFVGLDVIGDRLTEINVTSPTCAREIEAAYPDVSITGMLMDAIEVRLNKKN; from the coding sequence ATGATTAAATTAGGTATTGTGATGGATCCAATTTCATCCATCAAAATCAAAAAAGACACCAGCTTTGCTATGCTATTAGAAGCGCAACGTCGTGGCTGGGAAATTCATTATATGGAGATGAACGATCTTTATCTACACCAAGGTGAAGCACGCGCTCACACTCGTTTACTCAGCGTAGAAGAAAATCCAGAAAAATGGTTTGAATTTGGCAAAGAGCAAGATATTGCTTTAGGTGAACTCGATACCATTTTAATGCGTAAAGATCCGCCTTTTGATACCGAATTTATCTACGCAACCTATATTTTAGAACGCGCTGAAGATATGGGAACACTGATAGTGAATAAACCACAAAGCTTACGTGATTGTAATGAAAAACTCTTTACTGCTTGGTTTCCCACATTAACACCTGACACATTAGTCACTCGTGAAGCTAAGCACCTACGTGCTTTCCATGAAAAACACGGTGATGTTATTTTCAAACCACTAGATGGTATGGGGGGAGCTTCAATCTTCCGCCTGAAAAAAGATGATCCAAACGTAGGTGTTATTATTGAAACATTAACAGAACATGGACATCGTTTCTGTATGGCACAAAATTTCCTACCTGAAATTGTTAACGGCGACAAACGTATTCTTGTTGTTGATGGTGAACCCGTACCTTATTGCTTAGCTCGAATTCCTGCAAAAGGTGAAACCCGAGGCAATTTAGCGGCTGGTGGTCGTGGAGAAGCACGTCCATTAACAGAAAGTGATTGGGCAATAGCGCGTCAAGTTGCACCTATTCTTAAACAAAAAGGGCTTATTTTTGTTGGATTAGATGTTATTGGTGATCGTTTGACTGAGATTAACGTAACAAGCCCAACATGTGCACGTGAAATTGAAGCCGCTTATCCTGATGTTTCTATTACAGGTATGTTAATGGATGCTATTGAAGTACGCTTAAACAAGAAAAACTAA
- the rsmE gene encoding 16S rRNA (uracil(1498)-N(3))-methyltransferase, giving the protein MRIPRIYHPEPLTAGTQTALDEEASNHVGRVLRMSTGQKLALFDGSNQVFDAEIIESTKKSVIVQINEGIVDDKESPLDLHLGQVLSRGEKMEFTIQKSVELGVNTITPLISERCGVKLDPSRLEKKHQQWQKIIISACEQCGRNSIPQLMPVMALEKWCAQDDGSLKLNLHPRANQSINTLPLPVKKVRLLIGPEGGLSPEEIAMTAEHHFTDILLGPRVLRTETTALTAITALQVRFGDLG; this is encoded by the coding sequence ATGCGTATTCCTCGCATTTATCATCCAGAACCACTCACAGCAGGTACTCAAACAGCATTAGATGAAGAAGCATCTAATCATGTTGGGCGTGTATTAAGAATGTCTACGGGCCAAAAACTGGCACTGTTTGATGGGTCAAATCAAGTATTTGATGCTGAAATCATCGAAAGCACAAAAAAGTCAGTCATTGTGCAAATTAATGAAGGCATTGTTGATGATAAAGAATCCCCTCTCGACCTCCATTTAGGGCAAGTGCTTTCACGAGGCGAGAAAATGGAATTTACTATTCAAAAATCAGTTGAATTAGGTGTTAATACGATCACTCCACTGATCTCAGAACGCTGTGGTGTTAAACTTGACCCTAGCCGTTTAGAGAAAAAACATCAGCAATGGCAAAAAATTATTATCTCAGCATGTGAGCAATGCGGCAGAAATAGTATTCCACAATTAATGCCAGTAATGGCATTAGAAAAATGGTGTGCTCAAGATGATGGTAGTTTAAAACTCAATTTACATCCTAGAGCGAACCAAAGTATTAATACCTTACCCTTACCAGTTAAAAAAGTGCGTTTATTGATTGGCCCTGAGGGTGGACTTTCCCCTGAAGAAATCGCCATGACAGCAGAGCACCATTTTACTGATATTTTATTAGGTCCTCGTGTATTAAGAACTGAAACAACAGCACTCACCGCAATCACCGCTTTGCAGGTTCGGTTCGGCGATCTGGGATAA